The following coding sequences lie in one Aquabacterium olei genomic window:
- a CDS encoding pilus assembly protein codes for MAWHPSALRPVALCIAALWPLAANTQLVISDTLTGATSAYLWRSLGGACLTAGTYASGSTRIPGCNGHPSYSGTVQVGGVAGRLPDPVGQGALRLTNGDTVRDGRNSADQTGSVVSDFTFPSSQGLQVTFTSVTYGGNGYGGTTTTPGPGADGLAFFLMDGSRPASDGEGAYGGSLGYSCSNNKYNADGVRGGYIGLGIDEFGNFSNPDDTSASGPGFRPRSIVLRGGGSITWGWLNASYSAYYPSWLSADERSEAVRNTCKSGKLWDYDRRSWWGGRLAPAETTQPVLTYPHIARSDLPSTQPIANQQVVSLPTRGNAIPITYSLKITQNGRLSLSYSYNGGAPTPVLTDQAITASNGPLPSTFRFGFSASTGGGSNVHEITCFKAEQMATSSSSAGVNAQQASRVQAGTQVYLAYYHATNNWGQLTANSLLYDSTTDSISLATTANWDAHCVLTGGTCQATGGTTVTAQGPSSRALLTWNGTQGIPFQWTNLTTAQRTALTAGDATATSSRLSYLRGDRSQEITASGTGTFRTRTGVLGDIQNASPTWVGPPTTNYPDTWRDRLTGTQGVEANYSTFQSTYATRPHVVYAGSNDGWLHGFRAGANDAAGNFSTATTANDGREVLGYMPAQVLNTIHSTTASLSYASPSYIDNAYVDATPGTGEIFYKGAWRTWLVGGLGGGGNATGQIASRTATGTGTIYALDVTNPANFSEANAASLVIGEWTSANLTCANVATGCGNNLGNTYGTPIIRRLHNGEWALIFGNGRNSANGVAGIFVVTFNATSGAPTVRFLSTGYGPSRDPQGASGKNGIAFVSSADLDGDRITDYIYAGDVFGYVWRFDLTSSTASDWAARSTPVFSTGGLPITTRVNVSSALSTTGAPRVILNLGTGQVFPQTATAGATHASGTQYLFGVWDADMTRWNDIGTTARYAALTGATAYPTVAASELVTQTITAVSGTNGEVNGYRAVSRAAVCWRGSTVCGSEAASNNHMGWRMALPGTNEQVVFNPVMFNSLMVVNTLIPAVDQPLSCTTTASAGFTMAVQADTGAAPATSFFNALVPSSVAVPTNTGIGGVGLNGTGSPSFVTTKGRTVLVQQNNRGTGTAVEVTPSASGKGKRVNWIRLR; via the coding sequence ATGGCATGGCACCCTTCCGCGCTTCGACCCGTTGCCTTGTGCATCGCGGCCCTGTGGCCGCTGGCAGCCAACACGCAGTTGGTGATCAGTGACACGCTGACGGGGGCCACCTCGGCCTACCTCTGGCGCAGCCTCGGTGGGGCGTGTCTTACGGCCGGCACCTATGCCAGCGGCAGCACCCGCATCCCGGGCTGCAACGGCCACCCCTCCTACAGCGGGACCGTGCAGGTCGGCGGCGTGGCCGGCCGACTGCCAGACCCGGTGGGGCAAGGCGCGCTGCGGCTGACCAACGGCGACACCGTGCGGGACGGGCGCAACAGCGCCGACCAGACTGGTTCGGTGGTGTCGGACTTCACCTTTCCGTCGTCGCAGGGCCTGCAGGTGACCTTCACGAGTGTGACCTATGGCGGCAACGGCTATGGCGGCACCACCACCACGCCGGGTCCCGGGGCCGACGGGCTGGCCTTCTTCCTGATGGATGGCTCGCGCCCGGCCAGCGACGGCGAGGGGGCGTATGGCGGCTCGCTGGGCTACAGCTGCTCCAATAACAAGTACAACGCAGACGGGGTGCGGGGTGGCTACATCGGGCTGGGCATCGACGAGTTCGGCAACTTCTCGAATCCGGATGACACCTCTGCTTCGGGCCCGGGCTTTCGGCCCCGATCCATTGTGCTGCGTGGTGGCGGGAGCATCACGTGGGGCTGGCTGAATGCGTCGTACTCGGCCTACTACCCGTCATGGCTGAGTGCCGACGAGCGCTCCGAGGCGGTACGCAACACCTGCAAGTCGGGCAAGCTGTGGGATTACGACCGGCGCTCCTGGTGGGGCGGGCGGTTGGCGCCGGCCGAAACAACCCAGCCTGTGCTCACCTACCCCCACATCGCGCGGTCGGATCTGCCCAGCACCCAGCCCATCGCGAACCAGCAGGTCGTCAGCCTGCCGACGCGTGGCAACGCCATCCCGATCACCTACTCACTGAAGATCACGCAGAACGGTCGGCTGAGCCTGTCCTACAGCTACAACGGCGGCGCGCCGACGCCCGTGCTGACCGACCAGGCCATCACGGCATCGAACGGCCCCTTGCCATCGACCTTTCGCTTCGGTTTCAGCGCCTCGACGGGCGGTGGCAGCAACGTCCACGAAATCACCTGCTTCAAGGCCGAGCAGATGGCCACCTCCAGCAGCTCGGCCGGCGTGAACGCTCAGCAGGCTTCGCGCGTGCAGGCGGGCACCCAGGTCTACCTGGCCTACTACCACGCCACCAACAACTGGGGGCAGCTGACGGCCAACAGCCTGCTGTATGACAGCACCACGGACAGCATCAGCCTGGCCACCACCGCCAACTGGGATGCCCATTGCGTGCTCACCGGCGGCACGTGCCAGGCCACGGGCGGCACCACGGTGACAGCTCAGGGGCCATCCAGCCGTGCGCTGCTGACCTGGAACGGCACGCAAGGCATCCCCTTCCAGTGGACCAACCTGACCACCGCCCAGCGCACCGCCCTGACGGCCGGTGATGCCACGGCCACGTCGTCGCGTCTCAGCTACCTGCGCGGTGACCGCAGCCAGGAGATCACCGCGTCGGGCACCGGCACCTTCCGCACGCGCACCGGCGTGCTGGGCGACATCCAGAACGCCAGCCCGACCTGGGTGGGGCCGCCGACCACGAACTACCCGGACACCTGGCGTGACCGGCTCACCGGCACCCAGGGGGTGGAGGCCAACTACAGCACCTTCCAGAGCACGTACGCCACCCGCCCGCATGTGGTCTACGCGGGCTCGAACGATGGCTGGCTGCATGGCTTCCGGGCTGGCGCGAACGATGCCGCGGGCAACTTCTCGACCGCCACCACCGCCAACGACGGGCGCGAGGTGCTGGGCTACATGCCGGCCCAGGTGCTCAACACCATCCACTCGACGACCGCCTCGCTGAGCTACGCCTCGCCCAGCTACATCGACAACGCCTATGTCGACGCCACGCCCGGTACCGGTGAGATCTTCTACAAGGGCGCCTGGCGTACCTGGCTGGTGGGCGGGCTGGGCGGCGGCGGCAACGCCACGGGGCAGATTGCCAGCCGCACGGCCACCGGCACCGGCACCATCTATGCGCTGGACGTGACCAACCCGGCGAACTTCTCGGAAGCGAACGCCGCCAGCCTCGTGATCGGGGAGTGGACTTCGGCCAACCTCACCTGCGCCAACGTGGCCACGGGCTGCGGCAACAACCTCGGCAATACGTATGGCACGCCCATCATCCGCCGTTTGCACAACGGCGAGTGGGCGCTCATCTTCGGCAATGGCCGCAACAGCGCCAACGGCGTGGCCGGCATCTTCGTCGTGACGTTCAACGCCACGTCGGGAGCACCCACCGTGCGCTTTCTCAGCACCGGCTACGGGCCCTCACGTGACCCGCAGGGCGCCAGTGGCAAGAACGGCATCGCCTTCGTGTCCTCGGCCGACCTGGATGGCGACCGCATCACCGACTACATCTACGCTGGCGACGTGTTTGGATATGTGTGGCGCTTCGACCTGACCAGCAGCACGGCCTCGGACTGGGCCGCGCGCAGCACCCCGGTGTTCTCCACCGGCGGACTGCCCATCACCACGCGGGTCAACGTGTCGTCCGCGCTGTCGACCACCGGTGCGCCGCGCGTGATCCTCAACCTGGGCACGGGCCAGGTCTTCCCGCAAACGGCCACCGCGGGCGCGACCCATGCCAGCGGCACGCAATACCTGTTCGGCGTGTGGGATGCCGACATGACCCGCTGGAACGACATTGGCACCACCGCACGGTACGCTGCGCTCACCGGCGCCACGGCCTACCCGACGGTGGCGGCCAGTGAACTGGTCACGCAGACCATCACCGCCGTCAGCGGCACGAATGGCGAGGTGAACGGCTACCGGGCCGTGAGTCGTGCCGCCGTGTGCTGGCGTGGCAGCACCGTGTGCGGCAGCGAGGCCGCGTCCAACAACCACATGGGCTGGCGCATGGCGCTGCCGGGCACGAACGAGCAGGTGGTGTTCAACCCGGTGATGTTCAACAGCCTGATGGTGGTCAACACGCTGATCCCGGCGGTGGATCAGCCCCTGAGCTGCACCACGACCGCGTCGGCCGGCTTCACCATGGCGGTGCAGGCCGACACCGGCGCGGCACCCGCCACGTCGTTCTTCAACGCGCTGGTTCCGAGCAGCGTGGCGGTGCCCACCAACACCGGCATCGGCGGGGTGGGGCTGAATGGCACGGGCTCGCCGAGCTTCGTCACCACCAAGGGCCGCACGGTGCTCGTGCAGCAGAACAACCGCGGCACCGGCACGGCGGTCGAGGTCACGCCCTCGGCCTCGGGCAAGGGCAAGCGCGTCAACTGGATCCGCCTGCGCTGA